One window from the genome of Anolis sagrei isolate rAnoSag1 chromosome 4, rAnoSag1.mat, whole genome shotgun sequence encodes:
- the LOC132772887 gene encoding mas-related G-protein coupled receptor member H-like produces MGCTLSLNNTDKQQNYHGNYSYCLGSYRNVLNKSEMFYEQLFSITFLSTGNSTWHMIFVLTILISIVGMVGNGSVIWLLGFHVKRNNFTIYVLNLAITDFCMLMGVNALAVVMITHPPKECEVIPIVWVLGQFGSFTYNVGLYLLTAISVERCLSILFPIWVRCHRPKHLSTIVSLLFWIVSALITVTQFLLHYLCLLDFWLTCVRIVSGINLCVFTPVMVVSTLILFIKMCFRHQLGKLHNMLLIVLLFFIITAVPISTFFFISIIDYNFHAIALPIFHILVVLNSSINPIIYFFVGNQCNCTTWGSSKVVFQRVFKDEAELTEVD; encoded by the coding sequence ATGGGATGCACTCTTTCTCTGAACAATACAGACAAACAACAAAACTATCATGGAAATTATTCATATTGCCTTGGCAGCTATAGGAATGTTCTCAATAAATCTGAAATGTTTTATGAGCAATTGTTCAGTATAACATTCTTATCCACAGGCAACTCAACTTGGCACATGATTTTTGTCCTAACCATCCTTATTAGCATTGTGGGGATGGTGGGAAATGGAAGTGTGATTTGGCTGCTTGGCTTCCATGTTAAGAGAAATAATTTCACGATCTATGTCTTAAACTTAGCTATCACTGATTTCTGTATGCTTATGGGTGTAAATGCTTTAGCTGTTGTAATGATCACTCATCCACCAAAAGAATGTGAAGTCATTCCAATAGTGTGGGTTTTGGGGCAATTCGGTAGCTTCACATATAATGTGGGTTTATATCTTCTAACAGCCATTAGTGTGGAAAGGTGcctttccattctctttcccATCTGGGTCCGTTGTCACCGGCCAAAGCACCTTTCCACCATTGTATCACTGCTGTTCTGGATAGTGTCTGCCCTGATTACTGTAACTCAATTCTTGCTTCATTATTTATGCTTACTAGACTTTTGGCTTACATGTGTCAGAATTGTGTCTGGTATAAACCTCTGTGTCTTCACACCAGTCATGGTGGTCTCAACTCTGATCCTATTTATCAAGATGTGCTTTAGACATCAGCTAGGAAAGCTGCACAACATGCTGCTGATAGTTCTCCTTTTCTTCATTATCACTGCTGTTCCAATTAGCACTTTTTTCTTCATCTCCATCATTGATTATAATTTTCATGCTATTGCCCTTCCAATTTTTCACATTTTAGTTGTTTTGAACAGCAGCATCAACCCAATTATTTACTTTTTTGTTGGGAATCAGTGCAACTGTACAACCTGGGGCTCCAGTAAAGTTGTCTTCCAACGGGTTTTTAAAGATGAAGCAGAGCTTACAGAAGTAGATTGA